From the Clostridium cagae genome, the window GGAATGGGTGGACATAATGCTGGTGAAGTAGCAAGCAAAATGGCTGCTGAACATATTGTAAAATATGTAGAAGAAAATTTTAATTCCGCAGAAAAGGATACTTTAATAGAGGATGCTATTAAAAAATCTAACGAGGTAGTTTTTAAATATTCTAAAAGTAATGAAAGCTTAAGTGGAATGGGAACTACTGTAACAGCTTGTTTAATAACTAAAGATTTTATTCACATTGCAAATGTTGGTGATAGCTCATGTTTAGCTATAAATAATAGTGAAATTGCTAAAATAACAAAAGATCATTCGCTAGTACAAGAATTAATTGATTGTGGTAGCATAACAGAAAAAGATGCATTGAATCATCCTAAGAAAAATATAATAACAAGAGCATTAGGAACTAGTGAAAATGTAAAAGTTGATATTTTTACATTAGAACATAATAAATATGATGAGTATTTATTATGTTCAGATGGATTAACAAATGAGTTAACAAATTATGAGATATTAAATATAATTAAGGATGAAGATGGTTATATAAGTGCAGCTAACAAATTAGTGAGTGCAGCTAAAGAAAAAGGTGGAAGAGATAACATAACTGTATTGTTGTTTGGAGGAGATATGTAGTATGAATGGTGTTATACTAGGGAATAGATATGAATTGCTTCAAAAAATAGGCGAAGGTGGCATGTCTGAAGTTTTTAAAGCAAGATGTAATAAATTAAATAGATTTGTAGCAGTTAAAATTCTTAAAAAAGAATTTTGTGATAATGAAGAAATCGTTGAAAAGTTTAAGGGAGAAGCAACAGCAATTGCTAAATTAAATGATAGCAATATAGTAAATATATTAGATGTGGGTACACAAGAAGATATAAATTATATTGTTATGGAATTAGTTGATGGAAAGACCTTAAAAGAAATTATTCAAAAGACAGGTAAAATGAATTATGAATCAGCAATAGTTGCAGCAATTCAAGTAGCGAAAGCTTTAGATTGTGCTCATAGAAATAAAATAATTCATAGAGATGTAAAGCCACAAAATATTTTAGTAGCAGATAATGGAGTAATTAAGGTTACTGATTTTGGAATTGCTAAATCTACAACTTCTTCAACTATTACAAACACGAGCACTATAATGGGATCGGCTCACTATCTTTCTCCAGAACAAGCAAAGGGTGGATTCATTGACTATAGAACGGATTTATACTCACTAGGAGTAGTTATATACGAAATGGTCACAGGAGCATTGCCTTTTGAAGCAGATACAGCAGTAACTATTGCATTAAAGCATTTACAGGAACAAGTTGTACCACCTAAAAATATAAACGCTAAAATTCCTGATAGTTTAAATAAGCTTATCTTAAAATGTATGGAAAAAGAACCTAACAAAAGATATCAAACTGCACAAGAAGTTATAAAAGACCTTGAAAAGATAAAAGAAAATCCTAATGCTGTTATAGACAAAGTTTGTGATGATCAACATACTATAATAATGTCAGCTGTTACAGAAGAGATAGCAAAACAATCAGCAATTAAAACTGTATCAACAAGTGACAATGATTATGATGATTATGATGACGATTATGATGATTATGATGACGAGGATGAGTTTAAAGAAAAGAAATTCAATGGTAAGAAAACCAAAAAGATTTTATTGGGTGTTGGAGGTGGAATATTTCTAATATTATTATGTGTAG encodes:
- a CDS encoding Stp1/IreP family PP2C-type Ser/Thr phosphatase; translated protein: MVGLVSDVGLRRVLNEDFAIYLEKDEFKLYVVTDGMGGHNAGEVASKMAAEHIVKYVEENFNSAEKDTLIEDAIKKSNEVVFKYSKSNESLSGMGTTVTACLITKDFIHIANVGDSSCLAINNSEIAKITKDHSLVQELIDCGSITEKDALNHPKKNIITRALGTSENVKVDIFTLEHNKYDEYLLCSDGLTNELTNYEILNIIKDEDGYISAANKLVSAAKEKGGRDNITVLLFGGDM
- the pknB gene encoding Stk1 family PASTA domain-containing Ser/Thr kinase → MNGVILGNRYELLQKIGEGGMSEVFKARCNKLNRFVAVKILKKEFCDNEEIVEKFKGEATAIAKLNDSNIVNILDVGTQEDINYIVMELVDGKTLKEIIQKTGKMNYESAIVAAIQVAKALDCAHRNKIIHRDVKPQNILVADNGVIKVTDFGIAKSTTSSTITNTSTIMGSAHYLSPEQAKGGFIDYRTDLYSLGVVIYEMVTGALPFEADTAVTIALKHLQEQVVPPKNINAKIPDSLNKLILKCMEKEPNKRYQTAQEVIKDLEKIKENPNAVIDKVCDDQHTIIMSAVTEEIAKQSAIKTVSTSDNDYDDYDDDYDDYDDEDEFKEKKFNGKKTKKILLGVGGGIFLILLCVGIFTLVSSGVGKEVELPNIIGMTLDEAKSKLEGMELTLVDAGSEKSDEPEGTIIKSDPKAGSSVKAKSKIRVIVSSGQTKVKMPDLREEDTDTANKILQSLNLKIDNVTEEYSDDVPKGQIISQNPSKNTEIDTTTKISVVVSKGAQVRLSTVPNVIGLSLDDAKDRLDNAKLKISIVEKETNDESKNGIVLSQSIEGSKVQQWTTVTITIGKYVAPVAPTPNPGDNNNGNNNNNNGNNGNNNNNGNNNNNEGPTNPGDTGGPTKPPVDGDGGDTDVSAQHPSATVPKVE